A region of Kribbella sp. NBC_01245 DNA encodes the following proteins:
- a CDS encoding AAA family ATPase has translation MRFNDTLSEIIRQDLEMNIVPALMGEPGIGKSSWVEALAYSMNTRAFVLPCNQLADKADLTGARLVPTNGGSYKQVFYPHHVIQDCIDYAEANPREWPILFLDEINRTTADVTSGALTLVTLRCMGHVELPKNVRIIVAGNDKGNVTTLDEASLSRFSIYRVEPEAATLMNILGDDLNPWVRKVLTQYPALVFQKAMSGIAATDGPDDDDDATTSSFAELFDSGEEMNQLTTPRTIDNLSRWLNKATRDQLSRYLATPTTIGDRETYVLNEVIESHVGNTAFAVQVVAVIAEDLASGSGQAVSNQVVVPKPNCYAELKAAQSVTDLSALIADLTDSDKSGSLLYALRDHEDNTRLIEQLAQATNQIETAHLRTLFEMLSAAQADSQNVEAFLNSGTPVAEKVKPMISAFL, from the coding sequence ATGCGCTTCAACGACACGCTGTCCGAGATCATCCGCCAGGACCTCGAGATGAACATCGTTCCCGCCCTGATGGGCGAGCCCGGCATCGGCAAGTCCTCCTGGGTCGAGGCGCTGGCCTACTCGATGAACACAAGGGCCTTCGTGCTGCCGTGCAACCAGCTCGCCGACAAGGCAGATCTCACGGGTGCGCGCCTCGTGCCGACCAATGGGGGGTCCTACAAGCAGGTCTTCTACCCCCACCACGTCATCCAGGACTGCATCGACTATGCCGAGGCGAACCCGCGCGAGTGGCCGATTCTGTTCCTCGACGAGATCAATCGAACAACCGCCGACGTTACGTCGGGCGCGCTGACCTTGGTCACGCTGCGCTGCATGGGGCACGTCGAACTGCCGAAGAACGTCCGCATCATCGTGGCCGGCAACGACAAGGGCAACGTCACCACGCTCGACGAGGCGAGCCTGTCCCGCTTCTCGATCTACCGGGTCGAACCCGAGGCCGCGACGCTCATGAACATCCTCGGTGACGACCTCAACCCGTGGGTGAGGAAGGTCCTGACGCAGTATCCGGCACTCGTCTTCCAGAAGGCTATGTCGGGCATCGCCGCAACTGACGGGCCCGACGATGACGACGATGCCACCACGTCGTCATTCGCCGAGCTGTTCGACTCCGGCGAGGAGATGAACCAGCTGACGACGCCGCGAACGATCGACAACCTGTCGCGCTGGCTGAACAAGGCCACCCGTGACCAGCTGTCGCGCTACCTGGCCACGCCGACGACGATTGGAGACCGTGAGACCTACGTCCTGAACGAGGTGATCGAATCGCACGTGGGTAACACGGCGTTCGCTGTGCAGGTTGTCGCGGTCATCGCCGAAGACCTTGCCAGCGGTAGCGGCCAGGCGGTGTCCAACCAGGTTGTTGTCCCGAAGCCGAACTGCTACGCAGAGCTCAAAGCCGCACAGTCCGTGACGGACCTGTCGGCGCTGATTGCGGACCTGACCGACTCTGACAAGTCCGGTTCGCTGCTCTACGCGCTCAGGGATCACGAGGACAACACCCGGCTGATCGAACAGCTCGCCCAGGCGACGAACCAGATCGAGACGGCTCATCTGCGGACCCTGTTCGAGATGCTCTCTGCTGCCCAGGCAGATAGCCAGAACGTCGAGGCCTTCCTCAACAGTGGGACACCGGTGGCCGAAAAGGTCAAGCCGATGATCTCGGCGTTCCTGTGA
- a CDS encoding AAA family ATPase produces the protein MGLQNFTGRPDDDTGSPSGPGGPSGFAVGLPIGDDEDTNGNVVEEMLIDYNEKYRNAEPTLFRDRLIEQMLSILIGRTKPNALLVGPAGVGKTKIVEDIARRIALGDTLIPDRLRNHTVYELPLSNLVAGSSLVGALEEKVKAVVTYASDPANKVILFMDEIHQLTTRSDGGTYGKVAQILKPALARGDMIVIGATTMQEARSLDDDPAFKRRFSRLIVDEITPEQTGTVLEKIRPGLLAHYGYQISVTDDVLATVVRIADANSHLGSHRPDNAITLLDRAMANRVLEQKRLIAVASAAGDAAAVQALQAIPCVPLTETRVVDVARQLVTGNAMKNVFDVALLSAALTERLQGQDSVLTTLVDQIAREQLEVFPRTAPVAWLFAGASGVGKTETAKVISEHLAGQEPIVLNMTEYHHDSSISRIIGAPPGYIGSDSNAELPFDSLESNPHRVILLDEFEKADRAVQRLFLQALDEGFITTARGKRIDFSKAFVIATTNAARDVLDGQQVGFGGSPKAVSNRSLKAALAQFFDTELLGRFSTIVGFNPIDEQTYRDVLTAHYAHQRGQAVDAKPRLNHVLPAALPDAELSAMSERTFVPSHGARPAARAIRVWIEDALIAAQTTPPITAAQQVAPAPDDPELSD, from the coding sequence ATGGGCCTCCAGAACTTCACAGGCCGTCCCGACGATGACACGGGTTCGCCGAGTGGACCCGGTGGCCCGTCCGGCTTCGCTGTCGGTCTGCCCATCGGAGACGACGAGGACACCAACGGCAATGTCGTTGAAGAGATGCTCATCGACTACAACGAGAAGTACCGAAACGCCGAGCCCACGCTGTTCCGCGACCGGCTGATCGAGCAGATGCTCTCGATACTCATCGGAAGGACCAAGCCCAACGCGCTGCTGGTCGGTCCCGCCGGTGTCGGCAAGACCAAAATCGTCGAAGACATTGCCCGGCGCATTGCCCTCGGCGACACCCTCATCCCGGATCGGCTCAGGAACCACACGGTCTACGAGCTACCGCTCTCGAATCTCGTCGCCGGATCCTCGCTGGTGGGTGCGCTCGAGGAGAAGGTGAAGGCGGTCGTCACCTATGCCTCGGATCCCGCGAACAAGGTCATCTTGTTCATGGACGAGATCCATCAGCTCACCACCAGATCCGACGGTGGCACCTACGGGAAAGTCGCGCAGATCCTCAAGCCCGCCCTGGCACGCGGCGACATGATCGTCATCGGTGCCACGACCATGCAGGAGGCACGCTCTCTCGACGACGACCCCGCGTTCAAACGCCGCTTCTCCCGGCTCATCGTCGACGAAATCACGCCCGAGCAGACAGGCACCGTGCTGGAGAAGATCCGGCCCGGCCTGCTGGCTCACTACGGGTACCAGATCAGCGTCACCGACGACGTTCTGGCCACCGTGGTCCGGATAGCCGACGCGAACTCGCACCTGGGATCCCACCGACCCGACAACGCGATCACGCTGCTGGACCGGGCGATGGCCAACCGAGTCCTCGAGCAGAAACGGCTCATTGCTGTGGCGAGTGCGGCCGGTGATGCCGCAGCCGTGCAGGCACTCCAAGCGATCCCGTGCGTGCCGCTCACCGAGACCCGGGTTGTCGACGTTGCTCGTCAGCTTGTCACCGGCAACGCGATGAAGAACGTCTTCGACGTCGCGTTGCTGAGCGCCGCTCTGACCGAGCGGCTGCAAGGCCAGGACTCCGTGCTCACCACCCTGGTCGACCAGATCGCGCGTGAGCAGCTGGAGGTGTTCCCGCGCACAGCACCAGTGGCCTGGCTGTTCGCCGGCGCTTCCGGGGTCGGCAAGACCGAGACCGCCAAGGTGATCTCCGAGCACCTGGCCGGCCAGGAGCCGATCGTGCTGAACATGACCGAGTATCACCACGACTCGTCCATCTCCCGGATCATCGGCGCGCCTCCCGGCTACATCGGGTCGGACTCGAACGCCGAACTGCCGTTCGATTCACTCGAATCCAATCCGCACAGGGTCATCCTGCTCGACGAGTTCGAGAAGGCCGACCGAGCAGTGCAACGCCTGTTCCTTCAGGCCCTCGACGAGGGCTTCATCACCACGGCACGAGGCAAGCGGATCGACTTCTCCAAGGCGTTCGTCATCGCGACAACCAACGCCGCCCGCGACGTCCTTGACGGCCAGCAGGTCGGCTTCGGCGGTAGCCCGAAGGCCGTTTCGAACCGCAGTCTCAAGGCAGCACTCGCGCAGTTCTTCGACACCGAGCTGCTCGGCCGCTTCTCGACGATCGTCGGCTTCAACCCCATCGACGAGCAGACCTACCGCGACGTCCTGACCGCGCACTACGCGCATCAGCGGGGACAAGCCGTCGACGCTAAGCCTCGGCTCAACCACGTCCTCCCCGCAGCGCTCCCGGACGCTGAGCTGTCTGCCATGTCCGAGCGAACCTTCGTACCCAGCCATGGGGCTCGTCCCGCCGCGCGTGCAATCAGGGTCTGGATCGAAGACGCCCTGATTGCCGCACAGACGACACCTCCGATCACCGCGGCACAGCAAGTTGCTCCCGCCCCGGACGACCCCGAGCTCAGCGACTGA
- a CDS encoding ATP-dependent helicase gives MPLLLDDIDLTMPTTVKVVDPKFFSSKLTGNGKHKTGLLRGDLRPASTSRNSAHAAGTIDHIEVKSSSTQHGITTASIPFAPVLRRALTEAGGSFTLATPQDQDRCAVETGSTDWDVAFDMTPQGAKLVEDANGGGANGAPKMSRDFVVQYRMELYFFRKGHAEPERTPIVSTTSGPGHHTAAAFVSWDNSPMDNAGAFVTEVLRAIGLTHRNPDLLVDWLTNEFNIHDRITRQAEIWDSEVIAEEILAYIDGLPASPTKQHLNALAVQLRYLENYNVPLEAYRSIHQKIETTFDNETAAALSKQNLNLLMSHTLFHLEGMKSQLTTVAAPGLAPVMPAHLSVQQRAALTTHEPLVMVQAGAGTGKSTVILERIKYLGSCGVAASDVTVLSFTNAAADNITAKNPDVGSMTIARMINDIYQLNHPMHELSSIDTIINSIDIFYPTSDFAAGFRLRLLEVDQNKTGAFTALNTYIENHFDEVIALLDMIKQTSLELEIIICYQRIDTMLEPTNVQCKYLIIDEVQDNSIFEFIYLLKYITKHAQSLFIVGDASQTLYEFRSANPRALNTLEGSGVFTTFKLTTNYRSNQEILDFANVVLGDLETNQFAGIQLQANSLAVPTAKSFQEKVTLDYRAVPKLTSFVAQDLAGIVGRTISRYVDACLARGEQVCFLAYSRREVTVIQTALEQVYPQRHVASLVSDRVFATDVFSKYIKLYWNDVLQVQPPDASFVVTQGIKDNLDKLTKNAGNQKVSFAVIGMVQKWWLENAVIIRGWEQLHQQGALTRGDFFERLRDSLLSFEIRHNAVRQSLVNQKNRDRKAKNAESDADLVVSTIHGAKGMEFDNVVVLHKEGAATTQASRREFYVAFTRAKKTEYILSYGTVKNPPIESSYAQIVSLLTKRDAQTAARAAGVDPDLLDDDGTDPGAFGDFSTVAQAV, from the coding sequence ATGCCTCTCCTACTTGACGACATCGATCTCACGATGCCGACCACCGTCAAGGTGGTCGACCCGAAGTTCTTCTCCTCGAAGCTCACCGGCAACGGCAAACACAAGACAGGCCTGCTCCGCGGCGACCTGCGCCCGGCCAGCACCTCCCGCAACAGTGCCCATGCCGCGGGCACCATCGACCACATCGAGGTCAAGTCGAGTTCCACCCAGCACGGCATCACGACCGCCAGCATTCCGTTCGCGCCGGTGCTGCGCCGCGCACTCACCGAGGCCGGCGGCTCCTTCACTCTCGCCACTCCGCAGGACCAGGACCGGTGTGCTGTCGAGACCGGTTCGACAGACTGGGACGTCGCCTTCGACATGACGCCGCAGGGGGCCAAGCTCGTCGAAGACGCGAACGGCGGCGGCGCGAACGGCGCTCCGAAGATGAGCCGCGACTTCGTCGTCCAGTACCGGATGGAGCTGTACTTCTTCAGGAAGGGCCACGCCGAGCCCGAGCGTACGCCGATCGTCTCGACGACGTCCGGTCCCGGACATCACACCGCCGCTGCTTTCGTGAGCTGGGACAACAGCCCGATGGACAACGCGGGTGCCTTCGTGACCGAGGTCCTGCGAGCGATCGGCCTGACCCACCGAAACCCTGACCTACTGGTCGATTGGCTGACGAACGAGTTCAACATCCACGACCGCATCACCCGTCAGGCCGAAATCTGGGACTCCGAAGTGATCGCCGAAGAGATCCTCGCCTACATCGACGGTCTTCCGGCCTCGCCCACGAAGCAGCACCTCAACGCCCTCGCCGTGCAGCTGCGCTACCTGGAAAACTACAACGTCCCCCTCGAGGCCTACCGCTCGATCCATCAGAAGATCGAGACCACCTTCGACAACGAGACCGCGGCGGCATTATCCAAGCAGAACCTCAACCTGCTGATGAGTCACACGCTGTTCCACCTCGAAGGAATGAAGTCGCAGCTGACCACCGTCGCCGCGCCGGGCCTGGCCCCGGTCATGCCGGCACACCTGTCGGTCCAGCAGCGCGCTGCCCTCACGACCCACGAACCGCTCGTGATGGTCCAGGCCGGCGCAGGAACCGGCAAGAGCACCGTGATCCTCGAACGCATCAAGTACCTCGGGAGCTGCGGTGTTGCCGCCTCCGACGTCACGGTGCTGAGCTTCACCAACGCTGCAGCCGACAACATCACCGCGAAGAACCCCGACGTCGGATCGATGACCATCGCCCGGATGATCAACGACATCTACCAGCTCAATCACCCGATGCACGAGCTGTCCAGTATCGACACGATCATCAACTCGATCGACATCTTCTACCCGACCAGCGACTTCGCTGCCGGATTCCGGCTACGACTGCTCGAGGTCGACCAGAACAAGACAGGCGCGTTCACGGCCCTGAACACCTACATCGAGAACCACTTCGATGAGGTCATCGCCCTGCTCGACATGATCAAGCAAACCTCGCTCGAGCTGGAAATCATCATCTGCTACCAGCGGATCGACACCATGCTCGAGCCGACCAACGTGCAGTGCAAGTACCTGATCATCGACGAGGTGCAGGACAACTCGATCTTCGAGTTCATCTACCTGCTGAAGTACATCACCAAACACGCCCAGTCCCTGTTCATCGTCGGCGACGCCAGCCAGACCCTGTACGAGTTCCGGTCGGCGAACCCGCGCGCACTCAACACCCTGGAAGGCTCGGGAGTGTTCACGACCTTCAAGTTGACGACCAACTACCGGTCCAACCAGGAGATCCTGGACTTCGCCAACGTCGTACTCGGCGATCTGGAAACCAACCAGTTCGCCGGCATCCAGCTGCAGGCCAACTCCCTGGCAGTCCCGACGGCGAAATCCTTCCAGGAAAAGGTCACGCTCGACTACCGCGCCGTGCCGAAGCTGACATCATTCGTCGCCCAGGATCTGGCCGGCATCGTAGGCCGCACCATTTCGCGCTACGTCGATGCTTGCCTGGCCCGCGGCGAACAGGTGTGCTTCCTGGCCTACTCGCGTCGCGAGGTGACCGTGATCCAGACTGCGCTCGAACAGGTCTACCCCCAACGGCATGTCGCGTCGCTCGTCAGCGACAGAGTCTTTGCGACCGATGTCTTCTCCAAATACATCAAGCTGTACTGGAACGACGTCCTCCAGGTCCAGCCTCCCGACGCCTCGTTCGTGGTGACCCAAGGCATCAAGGACAACCTGGACAAGCTGACCAAGAACGCCGGCAACCAGAAAGTCTCCTTCGCGGTCATCGGCATGGTGCAGAAGTGGTGGCTCGAGAACGCTGTCATCATCCGCGGGTGGGAACAGCTTCACCAGCAAGGAGCACTCACGCGCGGCGACTTCTTCGAGCGACTGCGAGACAGCCTGCTGTCGTTCGAGATCCGTCACAACGCAGTGCGCCAGTCGCTGGTGAACCAGAAGAACCGCGACCGCAAAGCAAAGAACGCCGAGTCCGACGCCGACCTGGTGGTCTCGACGATCCACGGTGCCAAGGGCATGGAGTTCGACAACGTCGTGGTCCTGCACAAGGAAGGCGCCGCGACGACCCAGGCGAGCCGTCGCGAGTTCTACGTCGCGTTCACCCGCGCCAAGAAGACTGAATACATCCTGTCCTACGGCACGGTGAAGAACCCGCCGATCGAGAGCAGCTACGCGCAGATCGTCAGCCTGCTCACCAAGCGCGACGCCCAGACCGCTGCACGTGCAGCCGGCGTCGATCCGGATCTTCTGGACGACGACGGCACCGATCCCGGTGCGTTCGGCGACTTTTCCACGGTCGCCCAAGCCGTCTGA
- a CDS encoding HNH endonuclease codes for MHADPQIIWSAIALLGVLILAGHAGRGRRRRDPNRFYTWPEKQVLIHQAAGRCEHKPPLWRRCPAQGTQADHIVPWSRGGRTELWNAQLLCERHNQRKSNRVPSALYRWRLQRRRTKY; via the coding sequence GTGCACGCAGACCCTCAGATCATCTGGTCCGCGATCGCACTGCTCGGAGTCCTGATCCTAGCGGGGCACGCCGGCAGGGGCCGCCGGCGTCGGGACCCGAATCGGTTCTACACCTGGCCCGAGAAGCAAGTACTGATCCACCAGGCCGCCGGCCGCTGCGAACACAAGCCGCCGCTGTGGAGACGTTGCCCAGCGCAAGGAACACAGGCTGACCACATTGTCCCCTGGAGCCGCGGGGGACGGACCGAGTTGTGGAACGCGCAGTTGCTCTGCGAGCGGCACAACCAGCGGAAGTCGAACCGCGTCCCGAGCGCGCTCTATCGATGGCGGCTGCAACGACGCCGTACGAAGTACTGA